A stretch of the bacterium genome encodes the following:
- a CDS encoding endonuclease Q family protein, with product MKFVADLHLHSSYARATAKNLDFKTLSTWARIKGINLLSSADFTHPLWFEETKRMLVEDGSGLFDFDGFKFILGAELSSIFSQGGKLRRIHSLIYTPDLESAEKINKELLKRGAKLASDGRPVVGLSVRNLLEIILEANEDSILIPAHAWTPWFGLYGTNSGFDSIKEAFGDLEKYVYGIETGLSSNPEMNWRVRDLDQRSIVSFSDAHSSAKMGREVTIFQEELSYRGLLRALKNQKIERTLEFFPEEGKYHFTGHRACFIRHSPHETAKLGLICPRCGKPLTIGVMHRLSQLAEQNRPEGFSDPQRPGFQMMVPLLEILAEVLGSPPASKKVMQDYQNLIKEFKNELNILFEVKEGELEKNHSPRLAQAIAKVRKGEIVIEPGYDGIFGVVQIWPDERVVKKKIEAQRQKITAKEETNQISLFD from the coding sequence ATGAAATTTGTTGCTGATTTACACCTCCATTCTTCTTACGCACGCGCAACTGCAAAAAATTTAGATTTTAAAACCCTTTCTACTTGGGCACGTATCAAAGGCATCAACCTCCTTTCTTCAGCTGATTTTACCCATCCACTTTGGTTTGAGGAAACTAAGCGAATGCTTGTAGAGGATGGAAGTGGTTTGTTTGATTTTGATGGTTTTAAGTTTATTTTAGGAGCTGAGTTAAGCAGTATTTTTAGTCAAGGAGGTAAACTGCGTAGAATCCACTCCCTGATTTATACACCTGATCTAGAAAGTGCCGAAAAGATAAACAAAGAACTATTGAAAAGAGGAGCGAAGCTAGCTAGTGACGGGCGACCGGTGGTTGGTTTATCAGTAAGGAATTTACTAGAGATAATTTTAGAAGCAAACGAAGATTCAATCCTGATCCCGGCTCATGCCTGGACTCCTTGGTTTGGTTTGTATGGAACCAACTCCGGCTTTGACAGCATCAAAGAGGCCTTTGGTGATCTAGAGAAATATGTTTACGGGATAGAAACCGGACTTTCAAGTAATCCAGAAATGAACTGGAGAGTCAGGGATCTTGACCAGCGTTCAATTGTTTCCTTTTCTGATGCCCACTCGAGTGCAAAAATGGGTCGAGAAGTGACTATTTTTCAGGAGGAGCTTTCCTACCGAGGTTTACTAAGAGCCTTAAAAAACCAGAAAATCGAGAGAACTTTGGAGTTTTTTCCGGAAGAGGGAAAGTACCATTTTACCGGCCATCGCGCATGTTTTATTCGTCACTCGCCGCACGAAACTGCTAAGCTAGGTTTGATCTGTCCGAGGTGTGGAAAGCCACTGACAATTGGTGTGATGCACCGACTTAGTCAGCTGGCCGAACAAAATAGACCCGAAGGTTTTTCTGATCCACAGCGACCAGGTTTTCAAATGATGGTACCCCTTTTGGAAATACTAGCTGAGGTGCTTGGCTCTCCGCCTGCCAGTAAAAAAGTAATGCAAGACTATCAAAACCTCATTAAAGAGTTCAAAAATGAGCTCAACATTCTTTTTGAGGTCAAAGAGGGAGAGCTGGAAAAAAACCACTCGCCTCGCCTCGCTCAGGCAATTGCTAAAGTTCGAAAAGGTGAGATTGTCATCGAGCCAGGTTACGATGGAATTTTTGGTGTCGTCCAGATCTGGCCGGATGAAAGAGTAGTAAAGAAGAAGATAGAGGCTCAAAGGCAGAAAATTACGGCTAAAGAAGAAACAAATCAAATAAGCCTTTTTGATTAA
- the mnmA gene encoding tRNA 2-thiouridine(34) synthase MnmA, which produces MRRKVEKNKEPSKRVLVAMSGGVDSSVAAALLQKQGYRVEGAYMQCWSSGPYCSTEKDRSDALRVATQLDIPFQVFDFEKEYKEAVLDYFFAQYQAGRTPNPDVACNREVKFGIFLHKALELGFDYIATGHYARIQNSEFRIRNVPLGKIEFKKTYKLLKGVDPAKDQSYFLYTLGQEQLKHTLFPIGEYRKKEVREIAGSLGLVVADKKDSQGICFIGPVNVASFLRQNLKTRLGDVVSLNGEVLGRHDGLAFYTIGQREGIRISSSLPHYVVRKKITSNELVVAPIGSEAIYSSQAQITNLTFVADEKPKLPLACQVSLRYRQEPQDCRLREDAKQTYSLDFKNPQRAVTEGQAAVFFVGEQVLGGGAIEKTF; this is translated from the coding sequence ATGAGGAGAAAAGTAGAAAAAAATAAAGAGCCAAGCAAGCGTGTCCTTGTGGCAATGAGTGGAGGAGTGGATAGCTCGGTAGCTGCCGCCTTGCTCCAAAAACAGGGCTACCGGGTTGAGGGCGCCTACATGCAGTGTTGGAGTAGCGGTCCCTATTGTTCGACTGAGAAAGATCGGTCTGATGCGCTTCGAGTTGCAACTCAACTAGATATACCTTTCCAGGTTTTCGATTTCGAGAAGGAGTACAAAGAGGCAGTTCTTGATTACTTCTTCGCGCAGTACCAAGCTGGCCGAACTCCAAATCCTGATGTTGCTTGCAACCGAGAAGTAAAATTTGGAATTTTTCTTCACAAAGCCTTAGAGCTGGGTTTTGATTACATCGCGACCGGACACTACGCGAGAATTCAGAATTCAGAATTCAGAATTAGAAATGTCCCATTGGGAAAAATTGAGTTCAAAAAAACTTACAAGTTACTAAAAGGGGTTGACCCTGCCAAGGATCAATCGTATTTTCTTTATACCTTGGGGCAAGAACAACTCAAACACACTCTTTTCCCGATTGGGGAGTACAGGAAAAAAGAGGTTCGGGAGATCGCTGGGAGCTTGGGTTTGGTGGTTGCAGACAAAAAAGATAGCCAGGGGATTTGCTTCATTGGACCGGTGAATGTAGCAAGTTTTTTACGACAAAATCTTAAAACTAGACTCGGAGATGTTGTCAGTCTGAATGGAGAAGTGCTTGGTAGGCATGATGGTTTAGCTTTCTACACTATTGGCCAGAGAGAGGGGATAAGAATCAGTTCTAGCCTCCCTCATTACGTCGTCAGAAAAAAAATAACAAGCAATGAGCTTGTGGTCGCCCCAATTGGCTCTGAGGCAATTTATTCATCCCAAGCTCAAATCACAAATCTGACTTTTGTCGCCGACGAAAAGCCCAAGCTACCCCTAGCCTGTCAGGTAAGTTTGCGCTATCGACAAGAGCCCCAAGATTGTCGGCTTCGCGAAGACGCCAAGCAGACCTACAGCCTCGACTTTAAAAACCCCCAGCGAGCGGTCACAGAGGGACAAGCAGCGGTTTTCTTTGTTGGGGAGCAAGTCCTGGGTGGAGGAGCTATTGAAAAAACTTTCTGA
- a CDS encoding CARDB domain-containing protein has product MRALTINFRASKLLLRLLTLGFCLLAFLLLVRGAQAALVTNTINPDDILNDRPETFLGSDGFVRAIYHDSNQKIIYVQCLSDICTTSTRTELNIGSGVVNNGNVVAYKKSGGDLRIFFIATDAGVHTLRRIDCDTADTCTSASVVYTFGNFIFGAHALSVDKDSNNQARFLITLTDITSGTPAQRVAFYYCTGECVSGSVTQSLLYGTSFAGAGFYVPKIVISAGNFPLLAFQQQTTTTAGQMRYVQCTATTCSTRVNTTIESYSVTSSMIMGVADMVIKGDSFPFIVYSRILDGTLVGKIVTCSNASCSSRTSADITNGNMPRLLKMGDNTLRVFYQLNSAPTELHYKVCSANDCTGATDTLIEAYNSIWPGPFVNIGGFPQAVFNSNPGGGIDLRMACGLEGPVCPSPNLVVRNAGAEMSPAITYTSPVIVNTNVNFTFTNVNAGPGVSADSVTRVTVACASPPCSTNDAENITISGIDPFSASPVQTFTTNFNTTGSFTLTFQADYQNDNSESNETDNSVSIVVNVSPPGVVSYTISVSPSARAVAQGSFYDYTVTVNVTSGAPAAINLTANDLTGKGITQTLTPASLAFAANGSQTASLHVVVSSGTSPDPPNNPYTLTVSATVSGLPNSTQSANTKLGVIAAGTGPWLQTTGGDLGSRGPITLTVPAKKFFPNPVTQDGTIESDGVNGICRVGSGSFVGPTNSITAGKNGDRFNATGFIGFDTANIVGKTVVGAKLTLTVKEKNLVFSATDFDVTLYKQNWGPTLDPGCGPGTDVASNGGVETPPGPTFNTSSITAAGQKVIINLTDLSWISSFANDGFTGYRIIGAPSGFTAFGYVAFYQAEEGSPNAPILEVDVSDYYTHTDYLGISESSIAAGFSSAKRWVVPNYASSNINSVVPVGQDVYSYLYGKFGGDKATVLDPTAICSPPSTFGFTSYGFRNDLVGNSGGNATNCVLTDLNGSGTAHLNLFSSGGTVDNGVFIFKGDGTHNGDLTWSVADPDGDEYTIPSGNPTIIFVTGNFYINTAIRVSNSKKFIFIVKNDSNNDGSLDTDDAIQVNPTVSRLDGFFLTRGKFNSFKWINERNQTRYDRARTIEDKIKEYRAFKGNYPPSSSSYDTSDGCSWNTTPTNWWYEPVASGGLGPVGNTNWDGKTSGVNNIAGPCTSAQGLRYELNRNDISGYTPIDINSYKDPTNGTAIPGKPAVPRPKKFALRYAGIAVGGSATANAYDIFFSTEDDAGADGASTAPDPEFHMCGGNYNASDSYLRSEFSQYCYIHRLVVNGGLYAEGGFSLGRDLHDENNSSIPTHPPTPAEQVNLDPAFYFIFAKTKFLGSQGTISKELSP; this is encoded by the coding sequence ATGAGAGCATTAACTATAAATTTCAGAGCCAGCAAACTTCTTTTGAGACTGCTCACTCTTGGTTTTTGTTTGTTGGCCTTTTTGCTTCTGGTTAGAGGCGCGCAGGCAGCACTCGTTACCAACACCATCAACCCGGACGACATTTTGAACGACCGACCAGAAACTTTTCTGGGTAGTGATGGTTTTGTCCGGGCTATCTACCACGACAGCAACCAAAAAATAATCTATGTACAATGTCTCTCGGATATTTGTACGACTTCCACCCGAACTGAGCTCAACATTGGTTCGGGAGTAGTCAACAACGGCAATGTCGTTGCTTACAAAAAAAGTGGTGGGGACTTGCGAATTTTTTTCATCGCAACTGATGCGGGTGTGCACACTCTGCGCAGAATTGATTGCGATACGGCTGATACTTGTACCTCGGCCTCGGTTGTTTACACTTTCGGCAATTTTATCTTTGGTGCCCACGCTCTCTCGGTTGATAAAGACAGTAACAATCAGGCACGTTTTTTGATCACTCTGACTGACATTACCTCTGGAACTCCAGCTCAGAGAGTGGCTTTTTACTACTGTACTGGGGAGTGTGTTTCGGGTAGTGTTACCCAAAGTTTACTTTACGGAACTAGTTTCGCGGGGGCAGGTTTTTACGTTCCAAAAATCGTTATTTCGGCTGGAAACTTTCCGCTCCTTGCTTTTCAGCAGCAAACCACGACCACGGCTGGTCAAATGCGTTATGTTCAATGTACCGCTACCACTTGCTCAACTAGAGTCAACACCACCATCGAGAGCTATTCGGTGACCTCATCCATGATTATGGGTGTGGCTGATATGGTGATAAAGGGGGATAGCTTTCCGTTTATTGTCTACTCAAGAATTTTGGATGGTACTTTGGTTGGTAAGATAGTCACTTGTAGCAACGCTTCCTGTAGCAGCCGAACCTCAGCTGACATTACCAATGGCAATATGCCACGTTTACTCAAGATGGGCGACAATACGCTGCGGGTTTTTTATCAGCTTAATTCTGCACCGACAGAACTGCACTACAAAGTTTGCTCTGCAAATGATTGTACGGGGGCAACCGATACTTTGATTGAGGCTTACAATTCAATTTGGCCTGGGCCTTTTGTCAATATTGGCGGTTTTCCGCAGGCGGTTTTCAACTCCAATCCAGGTGGGGGAATTGATTTGCGGATGGCTTGTGGACTGGAAGGTCCAGTCTGTCCTTCTCCAAACCTAGTGGTTCGTAACGCTGGGGCTGAGATGTCTCCAGCAATTACTTATACCAGCCCCGTCATCGTCAACACCAACGTGAACTTTACTTTTACCAATGTAAATGCTGGTCCAGGTGTTTCAGCTGACAGTGTGACTCGAGTGACGGTCGCTTGTGCCAGTCCGCCTTGTAGTACCAATGATGCGGAGAATATTACTATTAGTGGTATTGACCCATTCTCGGCAAGCCCAGTACAAACTTTTACGACCAATTTCAATACGACTGGTAGCTTTACCCTCACCTTTCAAGCTGACTACCAAAATGACAATTCTGAATCGAACGAAACTGACAATAGTGTTTCAATCGTCGTCAACGTCTCCCCACCAGGGGTAGTGTCTTACACGATCTCTGTCTCACCCTCAGCTCGGGCGGTAGCGCAGGGAAGTTTTTACGACTACACCGTGACCGTCAATGTCACCTCTGGGGCTCCGGCGGCGATCAACCTAACTGCCAACGATCTGACTGGCAAAGGAATTACCCAAACCCTGACCCCAGCTAGTTTGGCGTTTGCTGCAAATGGGTCTCAGACGGCAAGTCTGCATGTTGTAGTTTCGTCAGGGACTTCACCAGACCCACCGAACAACCCCTATACACTGACAGTCAGCGCCACAGTTTCTGGTCTACCAAATTCGACTCAGTCAGCCAACACCAAATTGGGGGTGATAGCAGCGGGAACAGGACCCTGGTTGCAAACAACGGGTGGTGATTTGGGATCAAGGGGACCAATCACCCTGACTGTTCCTGCTAAAAAGTTTTTTCCCAATCCAGTCACACAAGATGGAACGATTGAAAGTGACGGTGTAAATGGGATTTGCAGGGTCGGTTCCGGGAGTTTTGTTGGTCCGACTAATTCAATTACCGCTGGGAAGAATGGTGATAGATTTAATGCTACTGGCTTCATTGGTTTTGATACTGCAAATATAGTTGGTAAAACTGTTGTTGGTGCTAAACTTACCCTAACGGTTAAAGAAAAGAACCTTGTCTTCTCTGCTACCGACTTTGACGTAACTTTGTATAAACAAAACTGGGGTCCAACTCTCGATCCAGGGTGTGGTCCCGGAACTGATGTGGCTAGTAATGGTGGTGTCGAAACACCACCCGGTCCGACTTTTAACACCAGTTCGATCACTGCAGCTGGGCAAAAAGTAATTATCAATTTAACTGATTTGTCTTGGATAAGTAGTTTTGCTAACGATGGCTTTACTGGATACAGAATTATTGGCGCACCTTCAGGTTTTACTGCCTTCGGTTATGTTGCTTTTTACCAGGCAGAAGAGGGTAGTCCCAATGCCCCAATTTTGGAAGTTGATGTGTCTGATTACTATACTCATACCGATTATTTGGGTATTTCCGAAAGTAGCATTGCCGCTGGTTTTTCTTCAGCCAAACGTTGGGTTGTACCAAATTACGCGAGTAGCAATATCAACTCAGTCGTGCCAGTGGGGCAGGATGTTTATAGCTATCTCTACGGTAAGTTTGGGGGAGACAAGGCCACTGTTCTTGACCCAACTGCGATCTGCAGCCCACCCTCGACCTTTGGTTTTACTTCCTACGGCTTTCGCAACGATCTAGTTGGAAACAGCGGAGGCAACGCAACCAACTGTGTGCTAACAGATCTGAACGGCTCTGGAACGGCTCATTTAAATTTGTTTAGTTCGGGTGGGACAGTCGACAACGGGGTCTTTATTTTCAAAGGAGATGGAACTCACAATGGGGACTTGACCTGGAGCGTGGCTGACCCCGACGGTGATGAGTACACTATCCCTTCTGGGAATCCGACCATAATCTTCGTGACTGGAAACTTCTATATCAACACAGCGATCAGAGTTTCAAATAGCAAAAAGTTTATTTTCATCGTCAAAAACGATTCGAACAACGATGGTAGCCTCGATACGGATGATGCCATCCAAGTCAATCCTACGGTCAGTCGTTTGGACGGCTTTTTCCTGACTAGGGGTAAGTTCAACTCCTTCAAATGGATCAACGAGCGCAATCAGACCCGCTACGACCGCGCCCGCACGATTGAGGATAAAATAAAAGAGTATCGTGCCTTCAAAGGCAACTACCCACCCAGTTCTTCAAGCTATGATACTAGTGACGGTTGTTCTTGGAACACGACTCCAACCAATTGGTGGTATGAACCAGTTGCCAGTGGTGGTTTGGGGCCAGTCGGAAATACCAACTGGGATGGAAAGACTAGTGGAGTAAACAATATTGCCGGCCCGTGTACGTCGGCGCAGGGTTTGAGGTATGAATTGAATCGAAATGATATATCAGGATATACACCAATCGACATCAATTCCTACAAAGATCCAACCAACGGAACCGCAATTCCTGGGAAACCAGCTGTACCGAGACCAAAGAAATTTGCTCTGCGTTACGCTGGAATTGCGGTTGGTGGGTCTGCAACCGCCAACGCTTATGACATTTTCTTTTCTACCGAAGATGATGCTGGTGCTGACGGAGCCTCAACAGCACCCGACCCGGAGTTTCATATGTGTGGTGGAAATTACAACGCTTCTGACTCTTACTTGCGTAGTGAGTTTAGTCAATATTGTTATATCCATCGCTTGGTCGTCAACGGTGGTCTTTACGCTGAGGGTGGCTTTTCCTTGGGTAGGGATCTCCACGATGAAAACAACTCAAGCATTCCGACCCACCCCCCGACCCCGGCTGAGCAAGTTAATCTCGATCCGGCCTTTTACTTCATTTTCGCCAAGACTAAATTTCTTGGTAGCCAAGGAACAATTTCTAAAGAACTCTCCCCCTAG
- a CDS encoding VWA domain-containing protein: MKKTLFLRIIIVLSLLFNFLSGFPSSNLEPVRAQESDPICPEPQPVQKLGESIPPGNDLFPGSDVKVTLRVEGGCSQIRTATDIILVLDVTGSMNFLWGPCPIVGGVTRCDLRPTKLDSAKAALTSFVNKTNEDKGATDPGDYVGLATYAGPTTCTGNGFGGCKETTLCPSLTSCATLVYPISNMTNANKTALINAINSVTAKGSTTIGSGVRMGNDALINRRIADAAMIPPRSAMQVMVLATDGNQNTVPSPFEAGIMSTTINQKFLAFSIGIGDDAKTASTPIGTYCSGCPDGISSVQINPDGRSSGEEVMKDIACRTDQIDPDTTKRCNFSDKVNKGPAVNNEYNPRNYFYAAGDAQLTTIYNTIIGRLQLPSSYLMYEAPNVCTVPGDSTSCNSGDLFISYYWNPSSVKIEDCSTPGVPWPTGKVVLIGPRFFFVGFTNVPVGKTVCVSFVAKIRDDDAFIALLAGDEANFDLNNPRSRLAAVDPRKPECDYVFECLRDLNSSPITDINEGSATVKSPAFGWLKTDHGNVGSFTDMQLRRNLAIADPTEPYTLYNTEYLGISNGSLNSPPNYFFRSFKKWVVPNYTNLNVYPNVTVGGSIYDKLLADSEKRCVINTLTNDTPGAVSSAASGTCKISRYTSASSFDIDSSWSSTYSGNSSIVFIENADLLFSEDLRLAAGKGLIFVVKKQIRIVNDGADRIDAVLISDGQFISSRTSCTTPNVTSDPLTVNGAIYVFGSRAAGENAACFNRVLTNNFTDPSEIINYDPRYLYLFREIIGNSRPVYSELAP, encoded by the coding sequence ATGAAAAAAACCCTTTTTCTGCGAATTATTATCGTTTTGTCTTTGCTTTTTAATTTTCTTTCCGGTTTCCCTTCGTCAAACCTGGAGCCTGTTCGTGCTCAGGAATCAGACCCTATCTGTCCAGAACCTCAACCAGTCCAAAAACTAGGGGAGTCAATACCACCTGGCAACGACCTTTTCCCTGGAAGCGATGTCAAAGTGACTTTGAGGGTTGAGGGTGGGTGTAGTCAGATCAGAACAGCAACAGATATTATTTTGGTTCTTGATGTGACTGGTAGTATGAACTTTCTTTGGGGTCCGTGTCCGATAGTCGGTGGAGTAACAAGATGCGATCTGCGACCAACCAAGCTTGATTCTGCGAAGGCAGCCTTAACGAGCTTTGTCAACAAAACCAACGAGGATAAAGGCGCGACCGATCCGGGAGATTACGTTGGTTTAGCTACTTATGCAGGCCCTACTACGTGTACTGGCAATGGCTTCGGTGGGTGTAAGGAAACAACTCTTTGCCCGTCCTTAACTTCCTGTGCTACCTTGGTTTACCCCATTTCAAATATGACCAATGCGAACAAAACCGCTCTTATCAACGCGATTAACTCTGTTACAGCCAAAGGTTCAACCACGATTGGTTCTGGGGTAAGAATGGGCAACGATGCACTCATTAACCGCAGGATAGCGGATGCAGCTATGATTCCTCCTCGTAGTGCCATGCAGGTAATGGTTCTGGCAACTGATGGAAATCAAAATACCGTACCAAGTCCTTTCGAGGCTGGAATTATGTCGACAACTATAAACCAAAAGTTTCTTGCCTTTTCTATTGGTATTGGAGATGATGCCAAAACCGCTAGCACCCCAATCGGAACCTACTGCTCGGGTTGTCCGGACGGGATTTCCAGTGTGCAAATAAACCCAGATGGAAGGTCGAGCGGTGAAGAAGTGATGAAGGATATTGCTTGTCGAACTGATCAGATTGATCCTGATACGACAAAAAGATGCAACTTTTCAGACAAGGTAAATAAAGGGCCGGCTGTAAACAACGAGTACAACCCCCGGAACTATTTTTATGCGGCCGGAGATGCGCAGCTGACCACCATCTACAATACTATCATTGGTAGATTGCAGCTCCCCAGTAGCTATCTGATGTACGAAGCTCCAAATGTTTGTACTGTACCGGGTGACTCAACTTCGTGCAACAGCGGCGACTTATTCATCAGTTACTATTGGAACCCAAGTAGTGTCAAAATTGAGGATTGTAGTACTCCAGGTGTGCCATGGCCAACTGGAAAAGTAGTTTTAATTGGTCCCCGTTTCTTTTTCGTAGGCTTTACCAATGTACCAGTCGGCAAAACTGTTTGTGTTAGTTTTGTGGCCAAAATCAGAGACGACGATGCCTTCATCGCCCTACTTGCTGGTGACGAAGCGAACTTCGATTTAAACAACCCCAGGTCCAGGCTAGCAGCTGTTGATCCTCGAAAGCCCGAATGCGACTATGTCTTTGAGTGTTTGAGGGATTTGAACTCTTCTCCGATCACAGATATAAACGAGGGTTCGGCAACGGTCAAAAGCCCAGCTTTTGGTTGGCTCAAGACTGATCATGGCAACGTTGGCTCTTTTACTGACATGCAGCTGAGGAGAAATCTTGCTATCGCCGACCCAACTGAACCCTATACTTTATACAATACTGAATATCTCGGTATTAGTAATGGTAGTTTGAACAGCCCCCCAAACTACTTCTTCCGTTCTTTCAAAAAATGGGTCGTACCAAACTACACGAACTTGAACGTTTATCCAAATGTTACGGTGGGTGGAAGTATTTATGACAAGCTTTTGGCTGACAGCGAAAAGCGCTGCGTGATAAACACTTTAACAAACGATACTCCCGGAGCGGTGAGTTCCGCCGCCAGCGGGACCTGTAAAATTTCCCGTTACACTTCAGCTAGTTCCTTTGACATTGATTCGAGTTGGTCTTCAACCTACAGTGGTAACTCCTCGATCGTCTTTATCGAGAATGCAGACCTGCTTTTTTCTGAAGATTTGCGCTTAGCAGCTGGTAAAGGCTTGATTTTTGTAGTCAAAAAACAAATCCGCATCGTCAATGACGGAGCCGATCGTATTGATGCCGTTCTCATTTCCGATGGACAGTTTATAAGCAGCCGCACTTCCTGCACTACCCCAAATGTTACTTCAGACCCGCTCACCGTAAATGGAGCAATTTATGTCTTTGGTAGTCGTGCTGCCGGAGAAAACGCTGCTTGTTTCAACCGAGTCTTGACTAACAACTTTACTGACCCTTCAGAGATTATTAACTACGACCCACGCTATCTTTACCTCTTTCGAGAAATAATCGGCAACTCTCGGCCGGTTTACTCTGAGCTCGCCCCTTGA
- a CDS encoding acyltransferase domain-containing protein, translating to MTANGMEREMSQLKAAVIFDGQSNAEVDQIEQALECPAVRSRFREASSFGVDLAGLFRTAPPEVLNSPAAHVLHFAVAVGLFDELRAREVVPSVVSGASLGQLSALTAAGVLRFERALEIVKRRSAIIASATRDFKGLTIQVRGSNPDLLERVTPFLTSRVSVAIINSSTSLNLTGPKEEVEEVETALKQLAGVKVFRLPFAVISHSPLLKAYESGMTLILAIRNRDAENAVFHSVQIPVISDLDGDLFSRFGGPFRKILKKQLSSTINWPAVVQRLRSFEPTYVVNVGLNPYLWRDTAKEWPEISVLKVSDMASVEAVVRALRS from the coding sequence ATGACTGCTAATGGAATGGAGAGGGAGATGTCGCAACTTAAGGCTGCAGTGATTTTCGATGGTCAGTCCAATGCCGAGGTGGATCAGATCGAACAAGCCTTGGAATGTCCGGCTGTACGCAGTCGGTTCCGAGAGGCTTCGAGCTTCGGGGTTGATCTGGCAGGGTTGTTTCGCACCGCTCCGCCTGAGGTTCTGAACAGCCCGGCCGCCCATGTCCTCCATTTTGCGGTGGCGGTTGGTCTCTTTGACGAACTTCGTGCCCGTGAAGTGGTTCCCTCAGTTGTCAGTGGTGCGAGTCTTGGGCAGCTGAGTGCTCTGACCGCGGCCGGGGTGCTGAGGTTTGAAAGGGCGCTTGAAATCGTCAAGAGGCGTTCTGCAATCATCGCCTCAGCGACCCGAGATTTCAAAGGCTTGACCATTCAGGTTCGTGGTAGCAACCCTGATTTGCTTGAAAGGGTCACTCCTTTTCTGACCTCTCGGGTCAGCGTGGCTATCATCAACAGCAGCACGAGCCTGAACCTGACCGGCCCGAAGGAAGAAGTTGAAGAAGTGGAGACTGCTCTCAAGCAGTTAGCTGGCGTCAAGGTCTTCCGCCTTCCCTTTGCGGTCATCTCTCACTCACCTTTGCTCAAGGCGTATGAGAGTGGGATGACTCTCATTCTGGCGATTCGCAATCGAGATGCGGAGAATGCAGTTTTCCATTCAGTTCAGATCCCAGTGATCTCAGATCTGGACGGTGATCTCTTCTCACGTTTCGGGGGTCCCTTCAGGAAGATCCTCAAGAAGCAGCTTTCGAGCACCATCAATTGGCCGGCGGTGGTGCAGCGTCTTCGAAGTTTCGAGCCGACTTACGTTGTCAATGTCGGCCTGAACCCCTATCTCTGGCGCGACACAGCCAAAGAGTGGCCTGAGATCAGTGTTCTCAAGGTCTCAGACATGGCTAGCGTTGAGGCTGTCGTCAGGGCGTTGCGGAGTTAA
- a CDS encoding rhodanese-like domain-containing protein yields the protein MLDYLATQPLIASFLVIIIVTLVLAFAFPSLVKITENTFWNNLSHQARKLKRRLKDHPIQSTIIAVLLVVVLAGGYYLYLSSQSVIYLSGSELKSRKASNLQILEKEGVGASRKAQIYLLDIRSRDEYIEEYILGSASLPAERAKKEAYPMDKKYILVVFGSQNRFDEAKETAAAIIKNGKESGYQGNVFLIKDGFEGLKKAGLKTARGAIY from the coding sequence ATGTTGGATTATTTAGCAACACAGCCTCTCATAGCCTCGTTCTTGGTGATTATCATCGTTACCCTTGTCCTAGCCTTCGCTTTTCCAAGTTTGGTGAAAATCACTGAGAATACTTTTTGGAACAATCTTTCCCACCAAGCGAGAAAGCTCAAAAGAAGACTTAAGGATCATCCAATCCAATCAACTATTATAGCTGTTTTGCTGGTTGTTGTTCTTGCTGGGGGTTACTACTTGTACCTGAGTTCCCAGAGCGTAATTTACTTATCAGGCAGTGAGCTTAAGTCAAGAAAAGCAAGCAATTTGCAAATTTTGGAAAAAGAAGGCGTGGGCGCCTCAAGAAAAGCTCAAATTTATTTACTTGATATTCGAAGTCGTGACGAATATATAGAAGAGTATATCTTGGGATCAGCAAGCTTACCGGCCGAAAGAGCTAAAAAAGAAGCTTACCCAATGGACAAAAAATACATCCTGGTGGTTTTTGGTAGCCAGAACAGGTTTGATGAAGCTAAAGAAACGGCTGCCGCGATTATCAAGAACGGGAAAGAAAGTGGTTACCAGGGAAATGTTTTTTTGATCAAAGACGGCTTTGAGGGTTTGAAGAAGGCTGGACTGAAAACAGCTAGAGGAGCTATTTACTAA